A region from the Thauera humireducens genome encodes:
- the sucC gene encoding ADP-forming succinate--CoA ligase subunit beta has product MKIHEYQAKELLRKYGVVTPRGFHCVSVDAAVKAAEELGGKIWVVKAQIHAGGRGKGGGVKLARSLDEVRQHANDILGMQLVTHQTGPEGQKVRNLLIEEGADIQKEYYVAALTDRATQKVAIMASSEGGMDIEEVAHSTPEKILKEFVDPLVGLTDAQAETLARGIGVPEASVAKAVDTLKRLYTCYMETDASLAEINPLILEGNGNIKALDAKFNFDSNALYRHPEIVDFRDFDEEDADEIEASKFDLAYISLDGNIGCLVNGAGLAMATMDTIKLFGAEPANFLDVGGGATTEKVTEAFKIMLKNPKVKGILVNIFGGIMRCDTIATGVVAAAKEVHLSVPLVVRMKGTNEELGKKILAESGLPIITADTMAEAATKIVAAVK; this is encoded by the coding sequence ATGAAGATTCATGAGTATCAGGCAAAAGAACTACTGAGGAAGTATGGCGTCGTCACGCCGCGCGGCTTCCATTGCGTTTCCGTCGATGCGGCGGTCAAGGCGGCCGAAGAGCTTGGCGGCAAGATCTGGGTGGTGAAGGCCCAGATTCACGCGGGTGGTCGCGGCAAGGGTGGTGGCGTCAAGCTGGCCCGTTCCCTGGATGAAGTGCGCCAGCACGCCAACGACATCCTCGGCATGCAGCTGGTCACCCACCAGACCGGCCCCGAAGGCCAGAAGGTCCGCAACCTCCTGATCGAGGAAGGCGCCGACATCCAGAAGGAATACTACGTCGCCGCACTGACCGACCGCGCCACGCAGAAAGTCGCCATCATGGCCTCTTCCGAGGGCGGCATGGACATCGAGGAGGTCGCCCACAGCACCCCCGAGAAGATCCTCAAGGAGTTCGTCGATCCGCTCGTCGGCCTGACCGACGCGCAGGCCGAGACCCTGGCCCGCGGCATCGGCGTGCCCGAGGCGTCGGTGGCCAAGGCGGTCGATACGCTCAAGCGCCTGTACACCTGCTACATGGAAACCGATGCCTCGCTGGCGGAAATCAACCCGCTGATCCTCGAAGGCAACGGCAACATCAAGGCCCTGGACGCCAAGTTCAACTTCGACTCCAACGCCCTCTACCGCCACCCGGAGATCGTCGACTTCCGCGACTTCGACGAAGAGGACGCCGACGAGATCGAAGCCTCCAAGTTCGACCTCGCCTACATCAGCCTCGACGGCAACATCGGCTGCCTGGTCAACGGCGCAGGCCTGGCGATGGCCACCATGGACACGATCAAGCTGTTCGGCGCCGAGCCGGCCAACTTCCTCGACGTCGGCGGTGGCGCGACCACCGAGAAGGTCACCGAAGCCTTCAAGATCATGCTCAAGAACCCCAAGGTCAAGGGCATCCTGGTCAACATCTTCGGCGGCATCATGCGTTGCGACACCATCGCCACCGGCGTGGTCGCGGCGGCCAAGGAAGTTCACCTCTCCGTCCCGCTCGTGGTGCGCATGAAGGGCACCAACGAAGAGCTCGGCAAGAAGATCCTCGCCGAATCGGGCCTGCCGATCATCACCGCCGACACCATGGCGGAAGCTGCGACCAAGATCGTCGCTGCGGTCAAGTAA
- the sucD gene encoding succinate--CoA ligase subunit alpha: MSILINKDTKVITQGITGKTGQFHTEKCQEYANGKNCFVAGVNPKKAGEKIFDIPIYASVKEAAAETGATVSVIYVPPAGAADAIWEACEADLDLAICITEGIPVRDMLMVRNKMKQKVAKGGKETLLLGPNCPGLITPDEIKIGIMPGHIHRKGRIGVVSRSGTLTYEAVAQLTEIGLGQSSAVGIGGDPINGLKHIDVMRMFNDDPDTDAVIMIGEIGGPDEAEAAMWCKANMKKPIVGFIAGVTAPAGKRMGHAGALISGGADTADAKLAIMEECGFKVTRNPSEMGKLLKAML; this comes from the coding sequence ATGTCCATCCTGATCAACAAAGACACCAAGGTCATCACCCAGGGCATCACTGGCAAGACCGGTCAGTTCCACACCGAGAAGTGCCAGGAGTACGCGAACGGCAAGAACTGCTTCGTCGCCGGTGTGAACCCGAAGAAGGCGGGCGAGAAGATCTTCGACATCCCCATCTACGCCTCGGTCAAGGAAGCCGCTGCTGAAACCGGCGCCACCGTGTCGGTCATCTACGTGCCGCCGGCGGGCGCTGCCGACGCCATCTGGGAGGCCTGCGAAGCCGATCTCGATCTGGCGATCTGCATCACCGAAGGCATCCCCGTCCGCGACATGCTGATGGTGCGCAACAAGATGAAGCAGAAGGTCGCCAAGGGCGGCAAGGAAACCCTGCTGCTCGGCCCGAACTGCCCCGGCCTGATCACGCCCGACGAGATCAAGATCGGCATCATGCCCGGCCACATCCACCGCAAGGGCCGCATCGGCGTGGTGTCGCGTTCCGGCACGCTGACCTATGAAGCCGTGGCGCAGCTCACCGAGATCGGCCTCGGCCAGTCCTCGGCGGTCGGCATCGGCGGCGACCCGATCAACGGTCTGAAGCACATCGACGTGATGCGCATGTTCAACGACGATCCGGACACCGATGCGGTGATCATGATCGGCGAGATCGGCGGTCCGGACGAAGCCGAAGCCGCGATGTGGTGCAAGGCCAACATGAAGAAGCCGATCGTCGGCTTCATCGCCGGTGTCACCGCGCCGGCCGGCAAGCGCATGGGTCACGCCGGCGCACTGATCTCCGGTGGCGCCGACACTGCCGATGCCAAGCTCGCCATCATGGAAGAGTGCGGCTTCAAGGTGACGCGCAACCCGTCGGAAATGGGCAAGCTGCTCAAGGCAATGCTCTGA
- a CDS encoding Do family serine endopeptidase, producing the protein MRRLWLIFAQAVTISVAGLFVLSTLKPEWLRDTAPASVVAILEAPSADGERPPAAGSYAAAAQRSMPAVVHIFTSKAGVAPGHPLLDDPVFRHFFGERPNNGPSQRQSGLGSGVIVSPDGYIITNNHVIETADQIEIALNDGRKFGARLIGRDPETDLAVLKIDTDGQLPVITLAASDALSVGDVVLAIGNPFGVGQTVTMGIVSALGRSQLGINTFENYIQTDAAINPGNSGGALVDNGGNLVGINTAIYSRSGGSLGIGFAIPVSIARNVLEQIVATGEVTRGWVGVEIQDITPELAESFGLADTRGALIAGVLRASPADRAGIKPGDVLIAVGGETVRDPKAMLDLVAALPPGRRASFLVRRGDREVELTVEVGRRPTPAPSR; encoded by the coding sequence ATGCGCCGTCTGTGGCTCATCTTCGCCCAGGCCGTGACCATCAGCGTCGCGGGGCTCTTCGTCCTGAGTACACTCAAACCCGAGTGGCTCCGCGACACGGCACCCGCATCGGTAGTGGCCATCCTCGAAGCCCCGAGCGCAGACGGAGAACGACCTCCCGCAGCAGGCTCCTATGCGGCGGCAGCGCAGCGCTCGATGCCGGCGGTCGTGCACATTTTCACCAGCAAGGCCGGCGTCGCCCCGGGCCACCCGCTACTCGACGATCCGGTGTTCCGGCACTTCTTCGGCGAGCGGCCGAACAACGGCCCCAGCCAGCGCCAGTCCGGGCTGGGATCAGGCGTGATCGTGAGCCCGGACGGCTACATCATCACCAACAACCACGTCATCGAGACGGCCGACCAGATCGAGATCGCGCTCAACGACGGGCGCAAGTTCGGCGCTCGGCTGATCGGACGCGACCCGGAGACCGACCTCGCGGTGCTCAAGATCGACACCGATGGCCAATTGCCGGTGATCACGCTTGCAGCGAGCGATGCGCTGAGCGTCGGCGACGTCGTCCTGGCGATCGGCAACCCCTTCGGCGTTGGCCAGACCGTCACGATGGGCATCGTCTCGGCGCTTGGTCGCAGCCAGCTCGGAATCAACACGTTCGAGAATTACATCCAGACCGACGCGGCAATCAACCCGGGCAACTCGGGCGGCGCCCTCGTCGACAACGGCGGCAACCTGGTGGGGATCAATACGGCCATCTATTCGCGCTCGGGCGGCTCGCTCGGCATCGGCTTCGCCATTCCCGTGTCGATCGCGCGCAACGTGCTCGAGCAGATCGTCGCCACCGGCGAGGTCACGCGTGGCTGGGTCGGGGTGGAAATTCAGGACATCACGCCGGAACTGGCAGAATCGTTCGGCCTTGCCGACACCCGCGGCGCGCTGATTGCAGGCGTGCTGCGCGCCAGCCCGGCAGACCGCGCCGGCATCAAGCCGGGCGACGTGCTGATCGCCGTCGGCGGCGAAACCGTGCGCGACCCCAAGGCCATGCTGGATCTGGTGGCAGCCCTGCCGCCGGGACGCCGCGCAAGCTTCCTCGTGCGCCGCGGCGATCGTGAGGTTGAACTGACAGTGGAAGTGGGCCGACGCCCAACGCCGGCACCCAGCCGCTGA
- a CDS encoding Nif3-like dinuclear metal center hexameric protein, translating to MQLIELIERLDALLDASRVKDYCPNGLQVEGRGEVRRVLCGVTASQHLLDHAVAGGYDAVFVHHGYFWKGEDGRVNGIRRQRLKTLLANDISLIAYHLPLDLHPELGNNAQLGRLMGWRPDGRFADQDLGWIGRPAESDAPESAEQLGRSIAARLGRDPLLVGDGARKVRRVAWCTGGAQGFFEQAIAAGADLYVSGEISEQTVHLARESGVPYIAAGHHATERYGARAIAAHLGDSLGLAADFVDLPNPV from the coding sequence ATGCAACTCATCGAGCTCATCGAGCGTCTCGACGCCCTGCTCGACGCTTCACGCGTGAAGGATTATTGCCCAAACGGTTTGCAAGTGGAAGGACGGGGCGAGGTGCGCCGCGTGCTGTGCGGTGTGACGGCGAGCCAGCACTTGCTCGATCATGCCGTTGCCGGCGGATATGACGCGGTGTTCGTGCATCACGGCTACTTCTGGAAAGGCGAGGATGGGCGGGTCAATGGCATCCGGCGCCAGCGGCTCAAGACCCTGCTCGCCAATGACATCAGCCTGATTGCCTATCATCTGCCGCTCGACCTGCATCCGGAACTCGGTAATAACGCGCAGCTGGGGCGCTTGATGGGATGGCGGCCGGACGGCCGCTTCGCCGATCAGGACCTGGGCTGGATTGGTCGACCCGCCGAATCGGACGCGCCAGAGTCGGCCGAGCAACTTGGACGCTCGATCGCGGCGCGGCTGGGGCGTGACCCGCTGCTCGTCGGTGACGGCGCACGCAAGGTGAGACGGGTGGCGTGGTGCACCGGCGGCGCTCAGGGCTTCTTCGAGCAGGCCATTGCGGCCGGGGCGGATCTTTACGTATCGGGCGAGATCTCGGAGCAGACCGTTCATCTTGCCCGTGAGTCAGGCGTGCCCTACATCGCGGCCGGTCATCATGCGACCGAGCGCTATGGTGCTCGCGCGATCGCGGCTCATCTCGGCGACAGTCTCGGTCTCGCGGCCGACTTCGTCGATCTGCCGAATCCGGTGTGA
- a CDS encoding FimV family protein, translating into MALATTLMFSSPSVFASVLGDVVSLSPIGEPLRAEIRIVGGFDQETANCLRIGTAGDDAGDLPWVAGARLSVIGGASPRVAVTTSRAINEPVVRVALEDVCENRLRREYTLLLPYPVSKPAAPTSPVQQTSRPAPAKSTPSTGRTWTTAPGESLDSLAHSLYPDDAAARRRFIRATAAANPGLFEQAGSQARPLPVGTALTVPDLRTLSNGAPAKRADKPRAAQAQTPAASRPPGPAAGTPAVAAAQPPRSDTRDRVIVESDKPTAAPARATAAASGEAPGSRASELLEREHKLAAAIDRSIIAEMELLARIKELEEARDRLQARIEALDQAAMQASAPAVPAATSPGTPEDAPASSPDHRDTYLIAGLAIAALALAMALRRRRPTSPGLATATAPTARDDQPPAPAQPASPVHERNAVAVDAPTPQASPRRYDEGIDWSTSTLLPIGGYAVDHPSDDAGDEHRSAVELAEIMVSFGRLHGAADTLAEFIRGNPKQAVTPWLKLLEVYRAAGLREDFGAVARELNKTFNVLAVTWDNYDAIRHNAIQLEDMPHIATRVQQLWGTRECQAYLQHLLRDNRDGSRAGFPFTVIDDILMLSAVLEQGLGPYRAAPTQA; encoded by the coding sequence GTGGCGCTGGCCACCACCCTCATGTTTTCATCGCCCAGCGTCTTCGCTTCGGTGCTGGGCGACGTCGTGTCGCTGTCGCCCATCGGCGAGCCACTACGCGCCGAGATCCGCATCGTCGGCGGATTCGACCAGGAGACCGCGAACTGCCTGCGCATTGGCACCGCCGGGGATGACGCGGGCGACCTGCCCTGGGTCGCCGGGGCGCGACTGTCCGTGATTGGCGGCGCCAGTCCGCGTGTCGCGGTGACCACCTCCCGCGCCATCAACGAGCCCGTCGTGCGCGTGGCCTTGGAGGACGTGTGCGAGAACCGCCTGCGGCGCGAGTACACCCTGCTCCTGCCCTATCCGGTCTCGAAGCCGGCAGCGCCCACTTCGCCCGTGCAACAGACCTCAAGGCCAGCCCCGGCGAAAAGCACCCCTAGCACCGGGCGCACCTGGACCACCGCACCGGGAGAATCGCTCGACTCGCTCGCACATTCGCTGTATCCCGACGATGCCGCGGCCCGGCGACGTTTCATCCGCGCAACGGCGGCGGCCAACCCCGGCCTGTTCGAGCAAGCCGGCTCGCAAGCCCGTCCGCTCCCAGTTGGCACCGCACTGACGGTACCCGACCTGCGCACGCTTTCCAACGGTGCGCCAGCAAAGCGGGCGGACAAACCGCGCGCCGCACAAGCGCAGACGCCCGCCGCCTCCAGGCCACCCGGCCCGGCCGCGGGAACGCCTGCTGTCGCAGCGGCACAACCGCCGCGGAGCGACACCCGCGACCGCGTCATCGTCGAGAGCGACAAACCGACAGCCGCTCCCGCCAGGGCGACAGCAGCGGCATCCGGCGAAGCGCCCGGCTCCAGGGCGTCGGAGCTGCTCGAACGCGAGCACAAGCTCGCTGCGGCGATCGATCGCAGCATCATCGCCGAGATGGAGTTGCTGGCACGCATCAAGGAACTGGAAGAGGCTCGCGATCGGCTGCAGGCCCGCATCGAGGCACTTGACCAGGCCGCGATGCAAGCAAGCGCGCCAGCAGTCCCCGCTGCCACATCGCCGGGCACTCCAGAAGACGCGCCCGCGAGCAGCCCGGATCATCGCGACACGTATCTGATTGCAGGGCTGGCCATAGCAGCCCTCGCGCTTGCCATGGCGCTGCGCCGTCGCCGTCCGACATCACCGGGACTCGCGACCGCGACCGCGCCCACGGCTCGCGACGATCAGCCGCCAGCGCCCGCCCAGCCTGCCAGCCCTGTACACGAACGCAACGCTGTCGCCGTCGACGCGCCAACACCACAAGCCTCGCCCCGGCGCTACGACGAAGGCATCGACTGGAGCACTTCGACCCTCCTCCCCATCGGAGGTTACGCAGTCGACCACCCCTCGGACGACGCAGGCGATGAGCACCGGTCAGCCGTGGAACTTGCCGAGATCATGGTGAGCTTCGGCCGACTGCACGGTGCCGCGGACACGCTCGCCGAATTCATTCGCGGCAACCCGAAGCAAGCCGTCACCCCCTGGCTGAAACTGCTCGAAGTCTATCGAGCCGCCGGTCTGCGGGAGGACTTCGGTGCCGTCGCACGCGAGCTGAACAAGACCTTCAACGTCCTCGCGGTAACCTGGGACAACTACGACGCCATCAGACACAACGCGATCCAGCTCGAAGACATGCCGCACATCGCCACACGCGTGCAGCAGCTGTGGGGCACCCGCGAGTGCCAGGCCTACCTGCAGCACCTGCTGCGCGACAATCGTGACGGTTCCCGTGCCGGATTCCCGTTCACGGTCATCGACGACATCCTGATGCTGTCGGCCGTGCTCGAGCAGGGACTGGGCCCCTACCGCGCAGCGCCGACCCAAGCCTGA
- the tatC gene encoding twin-arginine translocase subunit TatC, producing MSTQQETFISHLVELRDRLIRALLVVVVVFVCLMPWAGDIYDILAKPMMDTLPEGTHMIATGVVTPFFVPVKVTMMVAFVLALPWVLFQAWAFIAPGLYAHEKRMALPLVAGSTLLFIIGMAFCYFFVFGMVFKFIAEFAPKSIVPAPDIEQYLSFVMSMFIAFGVTFEVPVAVILLVKAGIVDVAKLKEVRPYVIVGAFVIAAIVTPPDVISQLMLAIPMCLLYELGIILAGWMSKPVPAAAESAYVAPSIEDMDRELDRIEASERSDKG from the coding sequence ATGAGCACTCAACAGGAAACCTTCATCTCCCACCTGGTCGAGCTGCGCGATCGCCTGATCCGTGCATTGTTGGTCGTGGTGGTTGTCTTCGTCTGCCTGATGCCCTGGGCGGGAGACATTTACGACATCCTCGCCAAGCCGATGATGGACACCTTGCCCGAAGGCACGCACATGATCGCCACGGGCGTCGTGACGCCCTTCTTCGTGCCGGTGAAGGTCACCATGATGGTCGCCTTCGTGCTGGCGCTGCCCTGGGTGCTCTTTCAGGCCTGGGCCTTCATCGCCCCAGGCCTGTATGCACACGAGAAGCGCATGGCGCTCCCGCTGGTCGCGGGTAGTACACTGCTCTTCATCATCGGCATGGCCTTCTGCTACTTCTTCGTGTTCGGCATGGTATTCAAGTTCATCGCCGAATTCGCGCCGAAGAGCATCGTGCCAGCGCCGGATATCGAGCAATACCTGTCCTTCGTGATGTCGATGTTCATCGCTTTCGGCGTGACCTTCGAGGTGCCGGTGGCGGTCATCCTGCTCGTCAAGGCGGGCATCGTCGATGTCGCCAAGCTCAAGGAGGTTCGTCCCTACGTCATCGTCGGTGCGTTCGTGATTGCAGCGATCGTGACGCCGCCAGACGTGATCTCGCAACTCATGCTCGCAATCCCGATGTGTCTGCTGTACGAACTGGGCATCATCCTGGCGGGCTGGATGTCGAAGCCTGTGCCTGCTGCGGCCGAAAGCGCCTACGTCGCGCCGTCCATCGAGGACATGGACCGCGAACTCGACCGGATCGAAGCCAGCGAGCGTAGCGACAAGGGTTGA
- a CDS encoding DUF2889 domain-containing protein codes for MPLPVPTAPRRRFHTRRIEVEGFLREDGLYDLEASLTDVKDVDYPIASGMRPAGVPVHLMRVRVTFDAAFNIVEAVACSDEVPYPGNCDTIGPRYARLVGLNLVRGFRRTVNEMFGETLGCSHMTEMLQSLPTAAIQTVATFSRDTDDSAGKPPQLDRCHALDTAGEAVRRYYPKWYRGQDETA; via the coding sequence ATGCCGCTACCTGTTCCCACGGCGCCTCGTCGGCGCTTTCACACTCGTCGCATCGAGGTCGAGGGCTTCCTGCGAGAGGATGGTCTCTACGACCTGGAGGCGTCGCTGACGGACGTCAAGGACGTCGACTATCCGATCGCCTCGGGTATGCGCCCGGCGGGCGTGCCTGTGCATCTGATGCGGGTGCGCGTTACTTTCGATGCGGCCTTCAACATCGTCGAGGCGGTCGCCTGTTCGGACGAGGTGCCCTATCCGGGCAACTGCGACACGATCGGGCCGCGTTACGCGAGGCTGGTGGGGCTCAATCTCGTGCGTGGGTTCCGCCGCACGGTCAATGAGATGTTCGGCGAAACGCTGGGCTGCTCGCACATGACCGAGATGCTGCAGTCGCTGCCCACTGCCGCCATCCAGACTGTGGCCACCTTCAGCCGCGACACGGATGACAGCGCCGGCAAGCCGCCACAACTCGACCGCTGTCATGCGCTCGACACCGCGGGTGAAGCCGTGCGGCGCTACTACCCGAAGTGGTACCGGGGGCAGGACGAGACCGCCTGA
- a CDS encoding 3',5'-cyclic-nucleotide phosphodiesterase, whose amino-acid sequence MKLKVLGCSGGIGGAQARTTSFLVDEDILIDCGTGAGELSLDAMRRIDHVFLTHAHLDHIACLPLLIDSVGDARSLPVTVHATPETIRILHSHVFNWLVWPDFSAIPDRHHPFMRFQPMKLGESISLGGRVIKALPAQHTVPTVAYALDSGEGQLVFSGDTAYCPELIAAINAQPALRHLIVETAFADEQHGLAVASRHLCPSMLLAMLEEVHVTPEVHITHLKPGADLRIIAQIEAGAPRLKPRRLQMGQELYF is encoded by the coding sequence ATGAAACTGAAGGTGTTGGGGTGCAGCGGCGGAATCGGCGGGGCGCAGGCGCGCACCACGTCCTTTCTCGTCGACGAGGACATCCTCATCGACTGCGGGACAGGTGCGGGCGAGCTTTCGCTCGACGCGATGAGACGCATCGACCATGTCTTCCTGACCCATGCGCATCTCGATCACATCGCCTGCCTGCCCTTGCTGATTGACTCGGTCGGCGATGCGCGCAGCCTTCCGGTCACGGTGCATGCGACGCCGGAGACGATCCGCATCCTGCACTCGCATGTGTTCAACTGGCTCGTGTGGCCGGACTTTTCAGCAATTCCCGACCGCCATCACCCCTTCATGCGCTTCCAGCCGATGAAGCTGGGGGAGAGCATTTCGCTGGGTGGGCGAGTGATCAAGGCGCTGCCCGCGCAGCACACGGTACCCACTGTCGCCTATGCGCTCGACAGCGGCGAAGGGCAGCTCGTGTTCTCGGGCGATACCGCCTATTGTCCCGAACTGATCGCCGCGATAAACGCTCAACCGGCCCTGCGCCATCTCATCGTCGAAACGGCGTTCGCCGACGAGCAGCACGGTCTCGCGGTTGCGAGCCGTCATCTGTGCCCGAGCATGTTGCTGGCCATGCTCGAGGAAGTGCACGTCACGCCCGAAGTCCACATCACCCACCTGAAACCTGGCGCGGACCTGCGTATCATTGCGCAGATCGAGGCGGGGGCTCCACGGCTCAAGCCTAGGCGCCTGCAAATGGGGCAGGAGCTCTATTTCTGA
- a CDS encoding FHA domain-containing protein has product MPKLILSMDGLVLKEIELNKERTSIGRKPNNDIQIDNLAISGQHAVITCILKDAFLEDQNSTNGTYVNGQPVKKHVLHHNDVIELGKYRLKYIVDATQPGLAASEMIETAAIKPFELPLTATDVGARPAGEKGSDTQVVAAGALERAEKALAAAGERLGIIQVLSGANAGRELELTKSLTTLGKPGKQVAVITRRPHGYFITHVEGASFPLVNGAPIDAQACLLKDHDIIELAGVKMEFFLRA; this is encoded by the coding sequence ATGCCGAAGTTGATCCTCAGCATGGACGGTCTCGTCCTCAAGGAAATCGAGCTCAACAAGGAGCGGACCTCGATCGGGCGCAAGCCGAACAACGATATCCAGATCGACAATCTGGCCATCAGCGGACAGCACGCCGTGATTACCTGCATCCTCAAGGACGCTTTTCTGGAAGATCAGAACAGCACGAACGGTACCTACGTGAATGGTCAGCCCGTCAAGAAGCATGTCCTTCACCACAACGATGTCATCGAGCTCGGCAAGTACCGCTTGAAGTACATCGTCGATGCCACGCAGCCAGGCCTCGCTGCTTCAGAAATGATCGAGACGGCCGCGATCAAGCCCTTCGAGTTGCCGCTAACGGCTACCGATGTCGGTGCGCGACCCGCGGGCGAGAAGGGGAGTGACACCCAGGTGGTGGCCGCGGGCGCGCTCGAGCGTGCCGAAAAGGCGCTTGCTGCAGCCGGCGAGCGCCTCGGGATCATCCAGGTACTCAGTGGGGCCAATGCCGGCCGCGAGCTCGAACTGACGAAGTCGCTGACGACCCTCGGCAAACCGGGCAAGCAGGTCGCGGTCATCACGCGGCGCCCCCATGGCTACTTCATCACGCACGTCGAAGGTGCGAGCTTTCCGCTCGTAAACGGCGCGCCAATCGATGCCCAGGCCTGCCTGCTCAAGGATCACGACATCATCGAGCTCGCAGGAGTCAAGATGGAATTCTTCCTGCGGGCCTGA